The Nonlabens spongiae genome contains a region encoding:
- the dnaK gene encoding molecular chaperone DnaK, which yields MSKIIGIDLGTTNSCVSVMEGSEPVVIPNAEGKRTTPSVIAFVEGGEIKVGDPAKRQAVTNPTKTVASIKRFMGNKHSEVSNEISRVPYKVVKGDNDTARVDIDGRLYTPQELSAMILQKMKKTAEDYLGTEVTGAVITVPAYFNDSQRQATKEAGEIAGLKVERIINEPTAAALAYGLDKKDTDQKIVVFDFGGGTHDVSILELGDGVFEVLATDGDTHLGGDDVDEKLIDFLADEFNTAEGIDLRKDPMALQRLKEAAEKAKIELSSSSQTEVNLPYVTATASGPKHLVKTITRSKFEQLISDLVKRTIEPCQAALKSAGLSTGDIDEIILVGGSTRIPAVQEAVEKFFGKKPSKGVNPDEVVAVGAAIQGGVLTGDVKDVLLLDVTPLSLGIETMGGVMTKLIEANTTIPTKKSQVFSTAQDNQPSVEIHVLQGERSMAADNKTIGRFHLSDIPPARRGTPQIEVTFDIDANGIIKVSAEDKATGKKQDIRIEASSGLSEEEIEKMKRDAEANAEADKQAKEKADKLNQADQLIFQTEQQLEEFGDKLPADKKAPIDEALAELKTAYESKEIEKIDPALEKMNQVWTAASEEMYKAQADAQGGQPGPDAGADQAQSGDDTSDVEDVDFEEVK from the coding sequence ATGAGTAAGATTATAGGAATTGACTTGGGTACTACAAACAGTTGTGTTTCCGTAATGGAAGGTAGCGAGCCTGTAGTAATCCCAAATGCCGAGGGTAAAAGAACAACTCCCTCAGTCATTGCCTTTGTAGAAGGCGGTGAGATAAAAGTAGGTGACCCTGCAAAAAGACAGGCAGTTACTAACCCTACCAAAACGGTAGCATCCATAAAACGTTTTATGGGTAATAAGCACAGCGAGGTGTCTAACGAGATTTCACGCGTTCCTTATAAAGTAGTAAAAGGTGACAACGACACGGCTCGTGTAGATATAGACGGCCGTTTGTACACTCCACAAGAACTGAGCGCCATGATTCTTCAAAAAATGAAGAAAACGGCTGAAGATTACCTAGGAACTGAAGTGACTGGTGCGGTGATTACGGTACCGGCATATTTTAACGACTCTCAGCGTCAAGCGACAAAAGAGGCTGGTGAGATCGCAGGTCTTAAAGTAGAGCGTATTATTAACGAGCCTACTGCTGCGGCCTTGGCTTATGGATTGGACAAAAAAGATACTGATCAAAAAATCGTTGTATTCGACTTTGGTGGTGGTACGCATGACGTTTCTATTCTAGAATTAGGTGATGGTGTATTTGAAGTACTTGCTACTGATGGTGATACACACTTAGGAGGTGATGACGTGGACGAAAAATTGATCGATTTCCTTGCTGACGAATTCAATACTGCAGAAGGCATAGATCTTAGAAAAGACCCTATGGCTTTGCAACGGTTAAAAGAAGCTGCTGAAAAAGCTAAAATAGAGCTTTCTTCAAGCTCTCAGACTGAGGTTAATTTACCTTATGTTACTGCAACAGCTTCAGGACCTAAGCACTTGGTTAAAACAATCACGCGTTCAAAATTTGAACAGTTGATTTCTGATCTAGTAAAAAGAACTATTGAGCCATGTCAAGCTGCATTGAAAAGTGCAGGACTGAGTACAGGTGATATCGATGAAATCATCTTAGTAGGTGGTTCAACTCGTATACCTGCCGTGCAGGAAGCTGTTGAGAAATTCTTCGGTAAGAAGCCTTCTAAAGGGGTGAACCCTGACGAGGTTGTTGCCGTAGGTGCTGCTATTCAAGGTGGTGTATTAACTGGAGATGTCAAGGATGTATTGCTTCTAGATGTAACACCACTTTCATTAGGTATTGAAACCATGGGAGGTGTAATGACTAAGTTGATCGAAGCAAATACTACCATCCCTACTAAAAAGTCACAGGTATTCTCTACAGCTCAGGATAATCAACCTAGCGTTGAGATCCATGTACTTCAAGGAGAGCGTAGCATGGCTGCTGATAACAAAACCATAGGTCGTTTCCACTTAAGTGATATACCACCAGCGCGTCGAGGTACGCCACAGATTGAGGTTACTTTTGATATTGATGCAAATGGTATTATTAAGGTAAGTGCTGAAGACAAAGCTACTGGTAAGAAACAAGATATCAGAATCGAAGCTTCTTCAGGATTGAGCGAGGAAGAAATCGAGAAAATGAAACGCGATGCAGAGGCAAATGCTGAAGCTGATAAGCAAGCTAAAGAGAAAGCTGATAAGCTGAACCAAGCTGATCAATTGATTTTCCAGACGGAGCAACAATTAGAAGAGTTTGGTGACAAGCTTCCAGCTGATAAAAAAGCTCCGATTGATGAAGCTCTAGCTGAATTGAAAACAGCTTATGAGTCTAAAGAAATCGAGAAAATCGATCCAGCACTTGAAAAAATGAATCAAGTATGGACCGCTGCTAGTGAAGAAATGTACAAAGCACAAGCCGATGCTCAAGGCGGTCAACCAGGTCCTGATGCTGGAGCAGATCAAGCTCAAAGCGGCGACGATACTAGCGATGTTGAAGACGTAGACTTCGAAGAAGTAAAGTAA